A DNA window from Malus domestica chromosome 12, GDT2T_hap1 contains the following coding sequences:
- the LOC114820224 gene encoding NAC domain-containing protein 90-like: MEDLPPGFRFSPTEEELISFYLQNKLDGRSEDLNRVVDRIIPVVYIYEFNPWELPQAAGEVIHGDPEQWFFFIPRQESEARGGRPRRLTTTGYWKATGSPSTVYSSNSNQNRAIGLKRTMVFYTGRAPHGTKTEWKMNEYKAIEIHADDNNQPSMAASSSNPSTPSTPTLRQEFSLCRVYKKSKCLRAFDRRPPGIEITRNPNLNIQAAPAQAADLTTSNRNPQNMEGRTNSSSPESSPSGGHGSQSSQPEQSGTLPMAVDNEAIWDLDQLINLLL; this comes from the exons ATGGAGGATTTACCACCTGGATTTAGATTCTCTCCAACAGAGGAAGAGCTGATTTCGTTTTACCTGCAGAACAAACTAGATGGGAGGAGTGAGGACTTGAACCGAGTTGTGGATCGAATCATACCCGTTGTCTACATTTATGAGTTTAATCCATGGGAACTCCCAC AGGCTGCCGGAGAGGTGATCCATGGAGATCCAGAGCAGTGGTTCTTTTTCATCCCAAGACAAGAAAGTGAAGCTCGAGGAGGGAGACCGAGACGACTCACAACAACTGGGTATTGGAAAGCAACAGGATCTCCAAGCACTGTTTACTCTTCCAATTCCAATCAAAATCGTGCCATCGGCCTCAAAAGAACCATGGTTTTCTATACTGGCAGAGCTCCCCATGGAACGAAAACGGAGTGGAAGATGAATGAATACAAAGCCATTGAAATTCATGCAGATGATAATAATCAACCATCAATGGCCGCCTCCTCATCAAACCCTAGTACTCCTTCTACTCCCACG TTAAGGCAAGAATTCAGCTTATGCCGAGTATACAAGAAATCGAAATGCCTTAGGGCATTTGACAGGCGACCTCCAGGGATTGAGATCACAAGAAACCCTAACTTAAACATTCAAGCAGCTCCTGCTCAGGCTGCAGATTTGACAACGTCGAATAGGAACCCTCAGAATATGGAAGGGAGAACAAACTCAAGCTCACCGGAGAGTTCACCCTCAGGAGGCCATGGCTCTCAATCCTCTCAACCAGAACAAAGTGGGACTTTGCCAATGGCCGTTGATAATGAAGCTATTTGGGATTTGGATCAATTGATAAATCTTTTGCTTTAA